One Hypomesus transpacificus isolate Combined female chromosome 6, fHypTra1, whole genome shotgun sequence DNA segment encodes these proteins:
- the LOC124469217 gene encoding uncharacterized protein LOC124469217 codes for MSWDRQRLVWTMEPWTKLMKKVFWICYLPGPTHRSQWTEFWNTSSLGRLSMKFFLKTINSKILMFRDDIIEECGWEDKQHSWAAIEKPEEIFLYGPYYPNYRNGEHSEDTIIKQTQELIESVDGWLVFIFTLNRFPCLARNSEPCMLNLVWKAFEWYTQYGVKTHIGYKKCWGFKGTKENLFRDINYPHFEYICQSGNYQSYLKTIQESTESDQSPVCENIYSAIRKLLGPKALNIKFPLIITMQEQDRKMYFKKMSSISNSDMQGKKDFLAQEMSTMLEALASSLSDETYSLHEHLQKGATFTLDCSFNSQICDTMRAMMRTSFEQCWRDMVQDKFAEFLREMLIENFSKCTVQLFIHEITAVTKHYLHIGRIQLADDKASPKS; via the coding sequence ATGAGctgggacagacagagacttGTTTGGACAATGGAGCCCTGGACAAAACTCATGAAAAAAGTATTTTGGATTTGCTATCTTCCTGGACCGACACACAGAAGTCAGTGGACAGAGTTCTGGAACACCTCAAGTCTGGGCAGACTGTCAATGAAGTTTTTCTTGAAGACTATCAACAGTAAGATTCTGATGTTCCGTGATGACATCATAGAGGAATGCGGCTGGGAGGACAAGCAACACTCATGGGCTGCCATAGAGAAGCCTGAGGAGATCTTCCTGTATGGACCCTACTATCCCAACTATAGGAATGGAGAGCACAGCGAGGATACCATCATCAAACAAACTCAGGAACTAATTGAATCTGTGGATGGTTGGCTTGTGTTCATATTCACCTTGAACAGGTTTCCCTGTTTGGCCAGAAATTCAGAACCGTGCATGTTAAACTTGGTATGGAAGGCTTTCGAGTGGTACACTCAATATGGTGTCAAGACCCATATTGGTTATAAGAAGTGTTGGGGGTTCAAAGGGACAAAAGAAAACCTATTCCGAGACATCAATTACCCTCATTTTGAGTATATATGTCAGAGTGGCAATTATCAATCCTACTTAAAGACAATTCAGGAAAGCACTGAGAGTGACCAGTCTCCTGTGTGTGAAAATATTTACTCTGCTATTAGAAAATTGCTTGGGCCAAAGGCACTGAATATAAAATTCCCCCTGATTATAACTATGCAAGAACAGGACAGAAAGATGTACTTCAAAAAAATGTCCAGTATTTCCAACTCTGATATGCAAGGTAAGAAAGACTTCTTGGCACAAGAAATGTCCACCATGCTTGAAGCTCTGGCTTCTTCTCTGTCGGACGAAACATACTCTTTACATGAACACCTTCAGAAAGGGGCCACCTTCACCCTTGACTGCAGTTTTAACTCGCAAATATGTGACACGATGCGTGCTATGATGAGAACATCGTTTGAGCAGTGCTGGAGAGACATGGTCCAGGATAAGTTTGCTGAGTTTCTAAGAGAAATGCTGATTGAGAACTTCAGCAAGTGCACTGTCCAACTTTTTATCCATGAAATCACAGCTGTCACAAAACATTACCTGCACATTGGACGGATACAGTTAGCAGATGACAAGGCTAGTCCCAAATCCTGA